One stretch of Hydrogenovibrio kuenenii DSM 12350 DNA includes these proteins:
- the nirB gene encoding nitrite reductase large subunit NirB gives MDADKMNAHKPKVIVVGNGMVGHSFIEKLVKSEAYQSYDVTVFGEESRLAYDRVYLSSYFSGKTAEDLCLVPPGFYEDNGVRIILGDKVVSIDRANQTVTSEKGETLSYDRLVLATGSYPFVPPMEGNDRDGCLVYRTIEDLDAIQSMAANSRSGVVVGGGLLGLEAAKALKDLGLQTHVVEFAPRLMPVQLDEGGAALLKRKIENLGVKVHTHKATQRIVQGDTHLNRMEFADGESLETDIVLFSAGIRPRDELAQQCGLEMGARGGIVINDLCQTSDPLIYAIGECALHEGMIYGLVAPGYAMAQVVVDQLNLKQNAFTGADMSTKLKLMGVDVASIGDPHGNDENALSYVYENGPEEIYKKIVVSPDGKKLLGAVLVGDADDFGNLLQLMLNDMTLPEHPDALILPNRDGSASELFGPDALPDTAQLCSCYDVSKGDVIQAVDAGCQTLADIKSETQACTGCGGCTQLVTNVLNSELIKRGVEVNTDICEHFSFTRQELYHLCQVEEIHSFDTLLAKHGKGHGCAVCKQAAGSVFASLWNSYALESDKIPLQDTNDNYLGNMQKDGTYSVIPRVPGGEITPDKLIVLGEVAKQYKLYTKVNGGQRIVLFGAQMNDLPDIWKTLIDAGFESGQAYAKALRTVKSCVGSTWCRFGVDDSVTMAIDMENRYKGLRSPHKIKMGVSGCTRECAEAQAKDIGVIATENGWNLYVCGNGGMKPRHADLLATDLTKDQVFKYVDRLLMFYVKTADKLQRTSVWMENLEGGLDYLRQIVIEDSLGIGDALEAQMAGIRDTYECDWKRAIESDEYRKRFRSFVNSEEKAEQLFVLERGQVRPANESEKLSGIAVEVKELV, from the coding sequence ATGGACGCAGATAAAATGAATGCTCACAAACCCAAGGTTATTGTGGTTGGTAACGGCATGGTTGGACATAGTTTTATTGAGAAACTGGTCAAGAGTGAAGCTTACCAGAGTTATGATGTCACTGTTTTTGGCGAAGAAAGCCGTTTGGCCTATGACCGTGTGTATTTGTCTTCCTACTTTTCAGGCAAAACGGCCGAAGACTTGTGTTTAGTGCCGCCAGGGTTTTATGAAGACAACGGTGTGCGCATCATTCTGGGCGATAAAGTGGTTAGCATTGACCGAGCAAATCAAACGGTCACGTCGGAAAAAGGGGAAACCTTGTCTTATGATCGCTTGGTGTTGGCAACGGGTTCCTATCCGTTTGTGCCACCGATGGAAGGCAATGATCGCGACGGCTGCTTAGTCTATCGAACCATTGAAGATTTAGACGCGATTCAGTCAATGGCGGCCAATAGCCGTTCAGGCGTGGTGGTTGGTGGTGGCTTGCTTGGCTTGGAAGCGGCCAAGGCACTTAAAGATTTAGGGTTGCAAACCCACGTCGTCGAATTTGCGCCACGATTGATGCCGGTGCAATTGGACGAAGGCGGTGCCGCACTTTTGAAAAGAAAGATAGAGAATCTTGGCGTTAAGGTGCACACGCATAAGGCAACACAGCGTATTGTCCAAGGCGACACACATCTCAATCGCATGGAGTTTGCCGATGGCGAATCTTTAGAAACGGACATTGTCTTGTTTTCTGCTGGAATTCGTCCGCGTGATGAATTGGCGCAGCAATGTGGCTTGGAAATGGGCGCGCGTGGTGGGATTGTCATCAATGACCTTTGCCAGACGTCTGACCCGTTGATTTATGCAATCGGTGAGTGTGCGTTGCATGAAGGCATGATTTACGGATTGGTGGCACCGGGCTATGCCATGGCGCAAGTGGTGGTCGACCAATTGAACCTCAAACAAAATGCCTTTACGGGTGCTGACATGAGCACCAAATTGAAATTAATGGGCGTGGATGTCGCCTCGATTGGCGACCCACATGGCAATGATGAAAACGCTTTGTCTTACGTTTATGAAAACGGCCCTGAAGAAATCTACAAGAAAATCGTTGTCTCGCCCGATGGCAAAAAACTATTGGGTGCAGTCTTGGTAGGCGATGCCGACGACTTCGGTAATCTGCTGCAATTGATGTTGAATGATATGACGTTGCCGGAACATCCTGATGCTTTGATTCTACCGAATCGAGATGGCAGCGCCTCTGAATTGTTCGGCCCTGATGCCTTGCCGGATACCGCTCAATTATGCTCTTGTTACGATGTCAGCAAAGGCGATGTGATTCAGGCGGTTGATGCCGGATGCCAGACCTTGGCAGATATTAAGTCGGAAACGCAAGCCTGTACCGGATGCGGTGGCTGTACGCAATTGGTGACGAATGTTTTGAATAGTGAGCTGATCAAGCGTGGTGTTGAGGTCAATACTGACATCTGTGAACATTTCTCTTTTACCCGTCAGGAACTTTACCACTTGTGTCAGGTCGAAGAAATCCATAGTTTCGATACCTTGTTGGCTAAGCATGGCAAAGGTCATGGTTGTGCCGTTTGTAAACAGGCAGCCGGTAGTGTTTTCGCTTCTTTATGGAATAGCTACGCGTTGGAGTCTGACAAGATTCCTTTGCAAGACACCAATGACAACTATCTGGGCAATATGCAGAAAGACGGCACCTATTCCGTTATTCCTCGTGTGCCGGGTGGGGAAATCACACCGGACAAGTTGATTGTCTTGGGAGAAGTTGCGAAGCAATACAAGCTTTACACCAAGGTCAACGGTGGTCAACGCATCGTGTTGTTCGGTGCGCAGATGAATGATTTACCGGATATTTGGAAAACCCTGATTGATGCAGGGTTTGAGTCTGGGCAAGCCTATGCAAAAGCCTTGCGTACGGTGAAGTCCTGTGTCGGTTCGACTTGGTGTCGTTTCGGTGTGGATGATTCTGTCACCATGGCGATTGATATGGAAAACCGATACAAGGGATTACGCTCACCGCACAAAATCAAAATGGGCGTTTCAGGTTGTACGCGCGAGTGCGCCGAGGCGCAAGCGAAAGACATAGGCGTAATTGCCACCGAAAATGGTTGGAACCTTTATGTGTGTGGTAACGGTGGCATGAAACCTCGCCATGCGGATTTGCTTGCTACCGATTTGACCAAAGATCAAGTCTTTAAGTATGTCGACCGTTTGTTGATGTTCTACGTCAAAACTGCGGACAAACTGCAACGTACCTCTGTCTGGATGGAAAACCTGGAAGGTGGTTTGGATTACTTGCGTCAAATCGTGATAGAAGACTCGTTGGGTATTGGCGATGCCTTGGAAGCGCAAATGGCAGGCATTAGAGATACCTATGAGTGTGACTGGAAACGTGCCATTGAGTCGGATGAGTATCGCAAACGCTTCCGTTCTTTCGTCAACAGTGAAGAGAAAGCAGAGCAGTTATTTGTATTGGAACGTGGGCAGGTTCGCCCTGCGAATGAGTCTGAAAAACTTAGCGGCATAGCTGTAGAGGTTAAAGAACTGGTTTAA
- a CDS encoding NAD(P)/FAD-dependent oxidoreductase, whose translation MTQKLILIGAGMAGTRFLEHLLKLEQEASIDGRFPDAPAYEIEVFNQEPVGGYNRIMLSPVLAGEKTLSDIMTHDEAWFERHGIHIHIGKQISSIDVKAKRLTTFCGETYFYDKLVIATGSKPFILPIPGGDLPGVVSFRDTRDVETMISAAKTQQQAVVIGGGLLGLEAAYGLLKRGMKVTVVHRSNVLMNMQMDEEAGQLLKRKLEAGNDEIPAMRFKMGVNTVAIVGQDQVEAIRFDDGTQIPADLVVMSVGIRPNTQLGSDAGLDVNRGILVNDQLQTSNPNVYALGECTEHRGETYGLVAPLYEQAQVLAKVLMGFDSDYQGSLTSTMLKVTGINLFSAGDFKGSPEPSREGEKEIIVFRDRAQQIYRKLVLQNNKLIGALLFGDVTDANWLFDKLKAQVDISNLRDTLIFGQGYE comes from the coding sequence ATGACACAGAAATTAATTTTAATCGGAGCAGGTATGGCGGGAACGCGTTTCCTTGAACACCTACTCAAGTTGGAACAGGAGGCATCCATCGATGGACGCTTTCCTGATGCACCAGCCTATGAAATTGAAGTGTTTAATCAAGAGCCAGTCGGTGGTTATAACCGCATTATGTTGTCACCCGTGTTGGCAGGTGAAAAAACGTTGTCCGATATCATGACTCATGATGAAGCTTGGTTTGAACGGCATGGCATTCATATTCATATTGGGAAGCAGATTTCTAGCATTGATGTGAAAGCGAAACGCTTAACTACTTTTTGCGGTGAAACCTATTTTTACGACAAGCTTGTGATTGCCACAGGGTCAAAACCATTCATCTTGCCGATTCCTGGAGGGGATTTACCTGGCGTGGTGAGTTTTCGCGATACGCGAGATGTGGAAACGATGATTTCTGCGGCCAAAACACAGCAGCAGGCCGTGGTGATAGGAGGTGGTTTATTAGGGTTGGAAGCCGCCTATGGACTGTTGAAACGCGGCATGAAAGTCACGGTAGTACATCGTAGTAATGTGCTGATGAACATGCAGATGGACGAAGAAGCAGGGCAGTTGCTGAAGCGCAAATTGGAAGCTGGTAATGATGAAATACCTGCCATGCGTTTCAAGATGGGGGTGAATACGGTCGCTATTGTTGGGCAAGATCAAGTTGAGGCCATTCGATTTGATGATGGCACTCAAATCCCCGCGGATTTGGTGGTGATGTCGGTGGGCATTCGCCCTAATACCCAATTAGGCAGCGATGCAGGATTGGACGTAAACAGAGGGATTCTCGTCAACGATCAATTACAGACTTCGAATCCTAATGTCTATGCGTTAGGAGAGTGCACGGAACACCGAGGAGAAACCTACGGATTGGTTGCACCGCTTTATGAACAAGCTCAGGTGCTTGCCAAAGTGCTGATGGGGTTCGATTCAGATTATCAAGGTTCTCTGACATCAACCATGTTGAAAGTGACAGGCATCAACCTGTTTTCGGCTGGTGATTTTAAGGGAAGCCCTGAGCCAAGCCGAGAAGGCGAAAAAGAAATTATCGTTTTTCGAGATAGGGCGCAGCAAATCTACCGAAAACTGGTGTTGCAGAACAACAAGCTGATTGGGGCGTTGCTATTTGGTGATGTCACCGACGCCAACTGGTTATTCGACAAACTTAAAGCCCAAGTGGATATTAGCAATTTAAGAGATACCCTGATTTTCGGTCAGGGCTATGAATGA
- a CDS encoding ABC transporter ATP-binding protein, with translation MSEVHLELTNVGIEFPTPKGAFRALQGVNLKIEQGEFISLIGHSGCGKSTVMNIVAGLYEATEGGVLLDGKEVNSPGPERAVVFQNHSLLPWLTAYENVELAVDQVFKRSKSSAEKKEWIEHNLKLVHMDHAMHKRPDEISGGMKQRVGIARALAMQPKIMLMDEPFGALDALTRAHLQDSLMEIQKDLNNTVIMITHDVDEAVLLSDRIIMMTNGPAATIGEILKVELDHPRDRLALADDPQYNHYRSEVLRFLYEKQRKVEH, from the coding sequence ATGTCAGAAGTTCACTTAGAACTCACCAATGTAGGAATAGAGTTTCCCACGCCTAAAGGGGCATTTAGAGCCCTGCAAGGCGTAAACCTAAAAATTGAACAGGGAGAGTTTATCTCACTTATCGGTCACTCAGGTTGTGGTAAATCTACCGTAATGAATATTGTCGCTGGTTTGTATGAGGCCACCGAGGGCGGAGTGCTGTTGGATGGTAAAGAGGTGAATTCCCCAGGGCCAGAAAGAGCGGTGGTGTTTCAAAACCATTCCTTATTACCTTGGTTAACGGCTTATGAAAATGTTGAATTGGCAGTGGATCAAGTGTTTAAAAGGAGCAAAAGCTCAGCAGAAAAGAAAGAGTGGATAGAGCATAACCTGAAGTTGGTGCATATGGATCATGCGATGCACAAGCGCCCAGATGAAATTTCTGGTGGGATGAAGCAACGTGTTGGGATTGCGCGCGCGTTGGCGATGCAGCCAAAGATCATGCTGATGGATGAGCCCTTCGGTGCTTTGGATGCATTAACTCGTGCGCACCTTCAAGACTCTTTGATGGAAATTCAGAAAGACCTGAATAATACGGTGATTATGATTACGCACGATGTAGATGAGGCGGTTCTACTCTCTGATCGTATCATCATGATGACCAATGGTCCTGCGGCGACAATTGGTGAGATTTTGAAAGTTGAGTTGGATCACCCTCGTGATCGTTTGGCCTTAGCGGATGATCCTCAATATAACCACTATCGTTCGGAAGTGCTTCGATTCTTGTATGAAAAACAACGCAAAGTAGAGCATTAA